One Brassica oleracea var. oleracea cultivar TO1000 chromosome C7, BOL, whole genome shotgun sequence genomic window carries:
- the LOC106304155 gene encoding NAC transcription factor 29-like, which translates to MSKEIQLPGFRFHPTEEELLDFYLKNMVYGKRCKVEVIGFLNIYRHDPWDLPRLSTIGEREWYFFVPRERKHGDGGRPSRITEKGYWKATGSDRKIISSSEPKRMIGLKKTLVFYTGRAPGGTKTDWVMNEFRMPDNLTLPKNVVLCKIYRKATSLKVLEQRAEMEAKMNQTRPSSPLSSSETNSLAGKEEDVMMTSFPFPQAEAMKQPNHILMLQEHNENAKNKEKQREAERKQPSSSLKLPSGVLPIPELQLPKQGFELGQDQFLSISPWLQNLTPIINLLYF; encoded by the exons ATGTCAAAAGAGATTCAGCTGCCAGGTTTCAGATTCCATCCAACTGAGGAAGAGCTTCTTGATTTCTACCTCAAGAACATGGTTTACGGGAAAAGATGTAAAGTGGAAGTAATTGGTTTTCTCAACATTTATCGTCATGATCCATGGGACTTACCTC GTTTATCAACAATTGGGGAGAGGGAATGGTATTTTTTTGTGCCAAGAGAAAGGAAGCATGGAGACGGAGGGAGACCAAGCAGGATAACTGAGAAAGGATATTGGAAAGCAACTGGGTCTGATCGTAAGATCATAAGCTCGTCTGAGCCAAAACGTATGATTGGGCTCAAGAAGACTCTTGTGTTCTACACAGGAAGAGCACCAGGAGGAACCAAGACTGATTGGGTCATGAACGAGTTCCGGATGCCTGATAACCTCACCTTACCAAAG AACGTTGTGCTTTGCAAGATATATAGAAAAGCCACTTCACTTAAAGTATTGGAGCAAAGAGCAGAGATGGAAGCTAAGATGAATCAAACACGCCCAAGCTCTCCTCTCTCGTCTTCGGAGACGAATTCTTTAGCTGGAAAGGAGGAAGACGTGATGATGACCTCGTTCCCTTTTCCTCAAGCAGAAGCCATGAAACAACCAAACCACATCTTAATGCTTCAAGAGCATAACGAAAATGCTAAGAACAAAGAGAAACAGAGAGAAGCCGAGAGAAAACAACCTTCTTCATCACTGAAACTGCCATCTGGGGTCTTACCAATACCCGAGCTGCAGCTACCTAAACAAGGATTCGAATTGGGACAAGACCAGTTCTTGAGTATAAGCCCATGGCTGCAGAATCTTACACCTATAATCAACCTATTATATTTTTAG
- the LOC106302446 gene encoding uncharacterized protein LOC106302446, which translates to MAPSSAPDIDMVIEETRRTPFTNRIASVRLHHVGKLKFPEYAGNTDPKAHVQAFRLAISRAHLNDDAKEAGYCRFFTKNLTGAALEWFAGLEENSIDNFTQLVFTFLKQYLVFIETRVTEADLWNLKHAPFEPLRAYINKFREFKAKISHPNEFVALAVLKNGVWFSSKFKEEMAVRALISLDDALHRASYFATHEEEVAALKEQYNANKNNAAKKTNAPKEPATKGKHSYAITNSLQNKSSTHDLNKFCAFHNQKGHSTEECRAALHSQNENKETSEDTGEDEEALATPKTNRKIKGSSNKRNRETDSESHSSPPQAPKKRVDMISWGLKCHIPNKIEGQAEGKLCINITVAICTLENLNGASPPSNVSHYNPNTKSPFRKISNFKRKPTLAKIRELLEKPIAPQTRKKTARERLIVTCLGDRDTTN; encoded by the coding sequence ATGGCACCAAGCTCCGCCCCGGACATAGATATGGTTATCGAGGAAACAAGAAGGACTCCATTCACGAACCGAATCGCCAGCGTAAGACTACACCATGTGGGAAAACTGAAATTCCCCGAGTACGCTGGGAACACAGACCCAAAAGCTCACGTACAAGCCTTCCGGCTAGCGATATCAAGAGCACATCTTAACGACGACGCAAAAGAGGCTGGTTATTGCCGCTTCTTTACCAAAAATCTCACCGGGGCTGCTCTTGAGTGGTTTGCTGGGCTAGAAGAAAACTCAATCGACAACTTCACCCAATTGGTGTTTACATTCCTCAAACAATACTTAGTTTTCATAGAAACAAGGGTTACCGAGGCAGATCTCTGGAATCTCAAACATGCGCCCTTTGAACCGCTAAGAGCATACATAAACAAGTTCAGAGAATTCAAAGCCAAGATTTCGCATCCAAACGAATTCGTGGCTTTGGCAGTGCTAAAAAATGGTGTCTGGTTCTCATCCAAATTCAAAGAAGAAATGGCAGTACGAGCACTCATCTCGTTGGACGACGCCCTACACCGAGCCTCCTACTTCGCAACCCACGAAGAAGAAGTCGCAGCCTTAAAGGAACAGTACAACGCGAACAAAAATAACGCCGCCAAGAAGACTAATGCTCCTAAAGAGCCAGCAACTAAAGGGAAACACTCCTATGCGATAACCAATTCACTGCAAAACAAATCGTCGACACACGATCTCAACAAATTTTGCGCCTTCCATAACCAGAAGGGCCATTCAACCGAGGAATGTCGAGCAGCACTCCACAGCCAAAACGAAAATAAAGAAACCAGCGAAGATACTGGAGAAGACGAAGAAGCGCTAGCAACTCCGAAAACCAACCGGAAAATTAAAGGATCTTCGAATAAAAGAAATAGGGAAACCGATTCGGAATCACACAGTTCTCCGCCCCAAGCACCAAAGAAAAGAGTCGACATGATTTCCTGGGGACTAAAATGTCATATCCCTAACAAAATAGAAGGTCAGGCCGAAGGAAAATTATGCATCAATATCACGGTAGCAATCTGCACATTAGAGAACCTCAACGGAGCCTCTCCTCCTTCTAACGTCTCTCATTATAATCCAAATACGAAGTCTCCCTTCAGAAAAATCTCCAACTTTAAGCGAAAGCCTACGTTGGCCAAAATCAGGGAACTACTAGAGAAACCGATTGCCCCTCAAACTCGGAAAAAGACAGCACGCGAACGTTTAATCGTAACCTGTCTGGGGGACAGAGACACCACCAACTAG